A segment of the Lolium perenne isolate Kyuss_39 chromosome 3, Kyuss_2.0, whole genome shotgun sequence genome:
TGTTGTTTGATGTCAGCCTAGAAAAACTAGAGAAACTATCAATCATTACAATATtacttgtcgtggtatcgtcacggcatatgccatagggtggctaatcgaagtggttcctgagggatctcacggcggtatccggatgcgggtatgggcacgagcgacacggcgacgtacccaggttcgaggccctccgatggaggtaaaacctctactcctgctatgagtgtatatgatgatcacacaatacaatggtgctcctagagctgtgtccggctgctcctgagaggctaagggagatgatggtctctctcacagggcagctccgtaggtaggtgaaagcaataagtgatcgatcccctgcacgagaggggggagtgcggcttatataggcaccggcactttacatataagaccctatagtttactggccggcttggccggctccggctcccgctccttcccgaggcggtgacgtcaggagtggttgaggcatcgtggcctgtcccatccggctgccacggtcagcggtatggggaggaggtgtccctgtctctgtcagccactgtagccagtacagatcgtcgtaagccctgacggcctgtccgacgcgtggcactattgctccacagtgccccgcgctttacggaagatgaagtcagcgtggactttgggaacccggatcaccaacccggttccttccagtgcaagactcgccagccttgagtcggtctgaggtacaaaccccagtcggatatggcttgtagaagccggcccagctacagcattggtggccgtagccaggccgactaggacctagagcctgcCGGCTTCcgtaccagccggccacggcgccagccggctgctcctcagccggcctttgccgcgagccggccagtggccagccggcagctcctcgtccattgccctacccggggtcttccccccgacattagcccccgaagctggcaaggtcctgcatttagaaggacctaggcaggttttcctggctcctcgaatatattagacggcacttggaggggccgaccgagaatttccattcagccggctgcgccctcatccggctcgttcctgccggctgcttctagccggccactttttacacttgtacagtttttgctttctcgcaagatctgatggcgcctccgccttgctgacgaattttggctcgagtggaacttatcgtccggctccggcttgcggcgcgccggagtctccgccgcctcgggccttgcgcccgacttgaccggtctgacgcctggcctggcggtcggttcgtctggtcacatcaatgtccctccggatccggtgcggtagtgggcgacgtggtgtggccgtttctggtaacggtagcggtcgtgggaggagttacggcgcagtaaatccggagacgtggcccacgtcggccacttggaggccaaccgcccgccgcggtcggctataaatgccgcgggggcggtaccgaggcggcacttgcccctttcttcctccttgcgctcctgcctcgctccttctcttcacccgagctcttcgctgctccgccgccgttcctcttccgttcttctggcgaacctcagcgagcggttgccccgacgatcctccgccgagccgccgccgcaaacccgccaatccagcgccacggggccacgcgcatcgacggcgcgcccttctccaccgcgatctcctccggcgaggagcggctcttcttcgcccttccgcctctcctggtcctcctcttcttcttcgtcctcgatggcccagccgagcggctcctggaagggttcctatatgcaggacgacgacattgcccggctcgtgcgcctccgccgcatcccggcgggggtgatcaccagggcgccgggcgcggagaaggagcctctgccggagcccggcgaacgcgtggtcttcggcgcgcatctcgaccgcggattgggtctgccggcttccaacttcttccgccggtttctcgaccacttcggcctgcagccgcatcacctgccggccaacgccatgatcctcctcagctgctacatggccttcatggagggctacgccggcttgtggccggacgtggagttttggagccggctcttctacatcaaggcgcagacgaccgaaggccgcctgaggacctgcggcgccgcctccatctatcctcgcacgggtacgtccttcccgcggattccgactgtcgattctgtaaagaattggcagatgtctttcttttacgtgcggaacgagagcccggccttcgaccacctcaacctgccggaatacaacccggctccgccagtcggccggatcaactggggcttcaacgccaagtcctcggacccggacgcggaggtgaacctcctgtgggacttcctgggcCAGTGCGTCGCGGagggccggctgagtgccgaggacctcctctgcacctacatctcgcgccgggtcataccgctccagtggcgcgtccacaagatcggccatatgtccggccggctcgacccgacacggacgtcgaaggtggagctctccaagtcccaggtggctcaccgggtgaacaacatcaccaaggccaacatgccgggcAACTGGAATTGGGGGCTGCCGCCTTACAACCGGGAGCAGCCGCCTGAACTGGTAAGTTTAACGTTTTTTGCcgtcttccggcttgcggctgcgtggccgacttgatatttatcttgttgttttcagcttttcacccgccaaggcatcgaggatggcgacttggcgacgaaggtctggacgccggatcacatcgacccggctgacctagccggcgaccaagccggcgacgacgatctgccggtggtgcaggatcagggcggccagggggagcataacccgccgccttcgcctgagcatgagcaggagcaggagcaggagcaggagccggcccaatccggcacgggtcccatcccggcggtgcctctgcgcgcggcgccgcctacgaacacggcgacttctgcgccgaaggggaggaagcgggccggcgtcgggtctacggccgcttcggaggcgagggccaagaaacagcgccggGCCGGCgccaagaaggtcccggagaaagccgggtgagttctttttcctttgttgtttgattccttttctttccttcctctctgtacttatcttttcttgcttgttcaactagggccgcgattaagtttacccagggaggcggctctcggcaggctcctcccgtcacgtcgccgcttcagcggcagaggagggagccaaccccgcaaccttcggcacgcgcgcgcacgccgccggctgctaacgtgccgcctgcggccacgccgccttctgcgggggcgtcttcttctgccgcgcctggcggcggagaccagggtcagtcggcgcgccggccgaccctagacgacatgttcccgcgccgcgccccgtttgtggagcAGCAGCCGAGCCGGCAGGGGCATGCCATCTGCGGgctggagctggagctggtggggctgcgccgccttcgaccggagtcggcgggcccgcgcccaacgtcgtggtgctGGAGAGCTCTCCGGAAGGAGCACCTcaagcgccggatgcgacggctcccaccgggccgactgcttcgaccgcgccgcctccagcttcggagccgacgaggagggagccgaccgggaaggagccggcgagggaggagcCAGCGCGCTCGAAGGATGCCGACTCCCGGGCGCTGGTGAGGACGAAGGGCCCGCCGGGCCCAactgagggccttcatgtggccaagggggcccggctgctgcatgtgccgtctgcctctgactccagccttggctcggctggaaccatggaggctgcgtggcacAAGGCGGATACTTGCGAGGTGTTCAGCCGGGAGGGACAGCCTGGTGCGGCGCCCATGAAGGtggtcttctccggctaccgggccagccttaagaacaaggccgccgaggcccttgcccagctagcaacgctggaggatgctgacaaggtaggtgtcttcttgtttttgcaattttgttattatcctggtagccctccgaggcatggtccggctgcttggagccggtccgggtttcgtctggatatctgattgtttctttcaggcggttacggagcgacgcaccgtcttgtacaacaaggtggtgactagttaccacaaggccaagatcgagcgagccggcttggctcgcgagctggaggctgtcaagggtgaggccttctctcttttgacttgcttttcctgtgagtttcttttttactgacggcccatttttgccggcttgcagctgaggccgcccggATCCCACAGCTGGAGTCGGACCTCCGGgttgcccgcgctcaatgcgccacaagtgaggaggcgaaccgggctgctgccgccaagctgaaggtggctgacggggagctgaaacggctgcgccttcttgaggctaaccatctcaaggaacttgccgccctcaagaaggagcaggaggaaaagctggagggtctgagcaagcggttggaggaggtggagcggcaacggctttcgctccagcaggaggtgaccaccaagtccaacgagctgtcggccaccgccaagcggtggttgggggaacttagcgcgctcgaccgcggcttggcgggtgagttttgtcttatgccttcccttttgccggctttcggccgtcggctgccggcttaggttggcagccggcggcagaaacttgattttttcgatatctccatcttcgggctgggggcagtcggatcttgccggctgccgccaggcttactttaggacttcgaaaatttgcatttttcagcttatttcggctttgatggcttctgacatgcttttcttctttgcagcggccttccctgaggcgcaggaggaggcgttagcggcGGTTGGTGGCGCGGGAGGATCACCGGCAGGCCACCGGGGAGCGAGCTCCGATCgcttcaccatggacgactatccgcggcgtccatcgccgcccgcgtggagccggtcaccaagcttggctgggagctgcggaaggcggcggaggagctgatccgactgctgtggccgacggagacgctgccggaagatctctccaatctcatcgcttggctggagagggctcccgaccgcttcttggactggaaggagtcggccacgcgcgccggagccgatatggcgctatcttttgtgctttcctggtataacgaggttagcctcgaccagCTGGAGTgccggcgcgccggcgtggaggacaagctcccggcggagaacaaggctgctcggcttgcccgcgcctgcgccattgccgacttcgtcgacaagtccgtcttcatcgcggacccgaatccgccgtcccgacgacgaggaggaggaggctgaggacgaagaggcggacgacgtgcccgaggatgacccggcagccggctccgctgatgcccctccggcttagatttctgCTTTCCAGttgttttgccaagacaatttattaaatccccgggatgccgggtgcagatgtatgaatattatcgccctttaattatgtcacactttaatgtgtttgttaatcatttgtgtgccgagttgctttctttcgactcgttcgctttttcccatccgccccattctttggctgtgctcttgccggtcgtacgtccgacttgcgatccgtcgccggatcaagagcgggccgctgggtgaggccgacagtatttcagtcgaacgggctgaattcggcaatccggcacttttatgaaaagttgcaagtcaactcgcttttactctttcccttagtcgtttttcgcgtgccggctccctaggccttactcccgccagccggacagccgggttgcggtctgtagctggatcggaagccggctgtcggaaaccggatcacgttactgagccgaccgcgtgagagggttcaagccaattggcgaaacaaggtaaagtacgcgaaaaacttgtcggaaacggcgctcttggcgcaagctttttcataactcacaaaagggatacaagggatacatacattcttgctctcatgtgtaaaatgggcggagtaacctgacattccagggacgtttagtctcctcgtcagccttgtccggcttgttttctctagcctcttgggcatctatgagatagtaggaatcattgcctaccgccttgctcacgatgaagggaccctcccatggggatgatagtttatgctgtccggctgtcctctggatcagccggagcactaggtctccttctcggaatgctaagggctggaccttccggctgtgatagcgtcggaggctttgctggtagatagtagatctagactcagccagcagccgggcctcttcgaccaggtcaactccatcttcgcgagcttctttggcttcggcttctgtgtagagcttgatccttggcgcatcatgctcgatatcagtcggcaggacggcctcggccccgtatacgaggaaaaatggtgtgaagccgactgagcggtttgtcgttgtgcgcaggctccacagcacattgggcagttcttcgatccagcagccggctgctcgctcgagcggctccacccgccgggggccggatgccggctaggactaagccgttagccttctccacttgtccgttggactctgggtgtgccacagaagatagggccatccggatccccatttccccgcaatagcgagagaagatgccttgggagaagttggtgccgttgtcggtgatgatggtgtgggggtagccgaatctcacaatgatttccttgaggaatgtgacggctgtggacccgtccagtttcttgattggcttggcttcgatccacttggtgaatttgtcaatcatcaccaagagatgtgtcatgccgcctcgcgctgttctgaatgggcctaccatatccaagccccatacggcaaatggccatgtgatggggatggttttcaaggcggaagccggctggtgtctctgctttgcgaagcgctgacagccgttgcacttcttcaccaaatcttctgcgtctacGAGCGCAATCGGCcgcaaaaaccgtgccggaaggctttggccactatggctctggatgaggcgtgatgtccacactctccttgatggatttcccgtaggagttcaatcccttcagccggctcgacgcaccgctggaacaccccacttacgctgcgtttgtacagctggtggttgatgatggtataggccttggcccttctctcaatctgcctggcctggactctatcatcaggcagcacaccattggtgaggtaggagaggaattcttgtgcccatgaaggtacgcatcttatctcgaatacgctaaccaacagggcctcctgcgtgggagcttccgggttcgactgcatggtcgccgggttcggcttgctagccggcgggttcggcttgctagcccccgagtttggcgatgaagcccccgagttggactgagaagtccccgggttcggcatgctagccggcgggttcggcttgttagccccgacttgggcgatgaagcccccgggttcggctgagcagcccccgggtcagccggcacgaatattgaatccgagtccggtgacggtatgatggacggcttcttgagaaccgccaaggcgacacccggcggaatagcttgccgggttgagccaatcttggataaggcatcagccgcctcgttgtttgctcgtggcacgtggtggaattcgcagccgtcgaagaagccggataactgttggacatggaagcggtatgaggccatgttggcgtccttcgcgtcccgccgcggatgcttgctgtatgaccaagtcggagtcgccgaagcagagtatgcgacgcacgccaatctccttggccagcttcagcccatgaatgagcgcttcatactccgccacattgttggatgcggcgaagtggatctgcaggacgtagtccagccggtctcccttgggagaggtgatgacgatgccggctcccaggccattgcgcatcttcgagccgtcgaagtgcatcttccaaaggtgtggaatccggcacagcggCAGTGTatcgcatctcagcccagtcgacgaagaagtcggctaggatctgcgacttgatggctgtgcgtggctcgtagaggatggtgtgggcggctagctccagggcccacttggcaacccggccgttggcatccttgctgcctatgatttccgccaagggcactgtggcaaccaccctgatggggtgctcttggaagtagtgcttgagcttcttggccgccatgtacacgccgtaggtgaccttctggtagtgggggtagttttgcttcgactgggagagcacttcgctgaggtaatagactgggcgctggaccagctgctctctgttttcggcttctttgcgctccaccaccaggatgacgctaaccactcggttggtggctgcgatgtacaacagcatcggctccattgaagccggcgttgcaaggattggcgcggttgagagcacgcgcttcaagtcacggaaagcttcatccgcctgcggtgaccagacgaatttgtccgccttcctcatcaattgatacaggggcagtgccttctcccccagccggctgacaaagcggctcaaggaagccaggcagccagcaaacttctggacgtccttgaggcactgtggcagttccatcttctccagggcactgatcttgtccgggttggcttcgatccctcactgagagacgaggtagccaaggagctggccagacggcacgccgaatgtgcacttggccgggttgagcttcatccggaatcttctcagattggtgaagttttctctcaggtcatcaaggagggtagtcgtctccttggtctttacaacgacatcatccacatatgcgtgaacgtttctgccgatttgatcctgcaagcatttttgcatgcacctttggtaggtggcgcctgcatttttcaagccgaacggcatagtcgtgtagcagtaagccccgtacggggtaatgaacgaagtctttatttgatcagccggattcaaaggaatctggtggtagcctgaataggcatctaggaaagacaacagttcacagccggcagtcgagtctataacttgatctatacgcggcaggggaaagggatcctttgggcacgccttgttcaggctggtgtagtcgatacacatgcgccaggagccgttcttcttcaaaaccaggaccgggttcgccaaccagtccgggtgcagcacttccatgatgaagccggcagctaggagccgggcgatttcttcaccgatggccttccttcgttcttcggcgaagcgcctgagaggctgcttcaccggcttggcctcaggccggacgtggaggtggtgctcagccaactccctcggcacacccggcatgtctcttggagtccatgcgaagatgtcccgattctcacggaggaagctggtgagctcgctttcctatttcttgttcaagccggcgccgatggtgacgaacttgtccggctgcgccgggtccagcaggatcttcttggtgttgtcggccggctggaagtgagtcgtcccagccgggctgcccgcagccggcatgtctgtctgcgcggctttggcgagggcaacggcgtcgtggatgagctgcttctcggtggcgatgaccagcgtctgggccatcttggagctctgcgtggcgcagtccatggagcggcgatagtcgccggctacggtaatgacccccttggggccaggcagcttcatcttcaggtacccatagtggggcaccgccatgaacttggtcagggccggcctgcccaggagcgcgtggtagggactcacgaggtccaccacctcgaactcgattctctgtgcggaagtggtccggctgcccgaacatcacctccagcgtgatccggccgatcggctggcagcaatggcctggcacgatgccatggaagacggtgggggtggggcgcaactcggcctcctggatgcccagcttgcgggcggtgtcgcggtagaggatgttgatgctgctgccgccgtcgatgaggacgcgcgaaaaacgcacgctgcgccgggttgtgccgatggtggggtcgaggaccatggcgtagctgcccggcttcggcaggacagccggtgtgtcgcggcgatcaaaagtgatggcctgctcgaccagtttaggtaccggggaccggcggtatgaccgcgttgacctcgagggaacggcgctcttggctcgtcctgtcctcgggctcggaggtgaagacgatgtaggtggcgtcttcggcc
Coding sequences within it:
- the LOC127345389 gene encoding uncharacterized protein; the protein is MEAAWHKADTCEVFSREGQPGAAPMKVVFSGYRASLKNKAAEALAQLATLEDADKAVTERRTVLYNKVVTSYHKAKIERAGLARELEAVKAEAARIPQLESDLRVARAQCATSEEANRAAAAKLKVADGELKRLRLLEANHLKELAALKKEQEEKLEGLSKRLEEVERQRLSLQQEVTTKSNELSATAKRWLGELSALDRGLAAAFPEAQEEALAAVPMSLERIKGRGGMSGEWRAIANPQ